One genomic window of Sphingomonas sp. C3-2 includes the following:
- a CDS encoding energy transducer TonB: MAYADQSMSSSRVVAIVVVALLHAVLGYAFVTGLAYNVVKKAAEDLNVFDVQDEPPPPEEEPPPPPPDKPIEPPPVVAPPPIVQTNVAPPPPIAVVNTPPPVFTPTPVAAPPPPPPPPAPPRVAKKAELRSGSISNDDYPPSAQRAGESGTTTASYTIGPDGRVTDCNVTGSSGSSILDAETCKLIIRRFRFRAAEDASGGKVSETRSQRVTWRLPD; encoded by the coding sequence ATGGCTTACGCTGATCAATCGATGAGTTCGAGCCGTGTGGTAGCGATCGTAGTGGTCGCGTTGCTCCACGCCGTACTCGGATACGCCTTCGTCACCGGACTGGCCTATAACGTGGTCAAGAAGGCGGCTGAGGATCTGAACGTCTTTGACGTCCAAGATGAGCCTCCTCCGCCCGAGGAAGAACCGCCGCCGCCGCCGCCGGATAAGCCGATTGAGCCGCCGCCAGTTGTTGCGCCGCCGCCAATCGTGCAGACGAATGTCGCACCGCCGCCGCCGATTGCCGTTGTGAACACACCGCCGCCGGTCTTTACGCCGACGCCGGTTGCCGCACCGCCTCCGCCGCCTCCGCCGCCGGCTCCGCCGCGCGTCGCGAAGAAGGCAGAGCTTCGATCGGGCTCAATTTCCAACGACGACTATCCGCCGTCCGCACAGCGTGCAGGCGAATCGGGCACGACGACCGCTAGCTATACTATCGGTCCCGATGGCCGCGTTACCGATTGTAACGTGACCGGCTCGAGCGGTTCGTCGATCCTGGATGCCGAAACCTGCAAGCTGATCATCCGTCGTTTCCGCTTCCGCGCTGCGGAAGATGCAAGCGGCGGCAAGGTATCGGAAACCCGCAGCCAGCGCGTCACCTGGCGCCTGCCGGACTGA
- a CDS encoding MotA/TolQ/ExbB proton channel family protein, giving the protein MLIQFAAAAAAHGGENPYGLMAALEQGGTIAWAVFLILCGMSVFSFYIMFTKLFEQQKIINQSKRVRTSFWNNPSLKEGAAKLEKNSAYKQIVDDGLVAMEQHSKLTDPVEAHDWLHGSLDRSQAAINSKLGTGLAFLATVGATAPFIGLFGTVIGIYRALIKIGSSGQASIDVVAGPVGEALIMTALGLAVAVPAVLAYNWLQRRNKGIAEDLNAFSNDIHGYMVSNGAVKPKVAGRPAPAAAAKPATPAATKA; this is encoded by the coding sequence ATGTTGATTCAATTCGCAGCAGCCGCGGCCGCCCATGGCGGCGAAAACCCCTATGGCCTGATGGCCGCCCTTGAGCAGGGTGGTACCATCGCTTGGGCGGTCTTCCTCATCCTCTGCGGCATGTCGGTCTTCTCGTTCTACATCATGTTCACCAAGCTGTTCGAACAGCAGAAGATCATCAACCAGTCGAAGCGCGTGCGCACGAGCTTCTGGAACAATCCCAGCCTCAAGGAAGGCGCCGCCAAGCTCGAAAAGAACTCGGCCTACAAGCAGATCGTCGACGATGGTCTGGTTGCCATGGAACAGCACAGCAAGCTGACCGATCCGGTCGAAGCACATGACTGGCTGCACGGTTCGCTCGATCGCAGCCAGGCTGCAATCAACTCGAAGCTCGGCACCGGCCTCGCTTTCCTCGCGACCGTTGGTGCAACCGCACCGTTCATCGGTCTGTTCGGTACCGTTATCGGTATCTACCGCGCACTCATCAAGATCGGTTCGTCGGGTCAGGCGTCGATCGACGTCGTCGCCGGTCCGGTTGGTGAAGCACTCATCATGACCGCGCTTGGTCTCGCCGTGGCAGTTCCGGCCGTGCTCGCCTACAACTGGCTGCAGCGCCGTAACAAGGGCATCGCCGAAGACCTCAACGCCTTCTCGAACGACATCCATGGCTACATGGTTTCGAACGGCGCCGTGAAGCCCAAGGTTGCTGGTCGTCCGGCTCCGGCTGCAGCTGCAAAGCCTGCAACCCCCGCCGCCACCAAGGCCTGA
- a CDS encoding biopolymer transporter ExbD, producing MAMSAGGGGGDDTPMSDINTTPLVDVMLVLLIIFLIAVPVVIQTVDVKLPEVIHDPTTTKPENVSLTVRSGANGECEVFWNLTKVSSEELLNRAVDKLKAEIEKKGGIENFTAEDMPEAHIRGDVSTPYRCIGGTIFTMQMAGYSRVGFISQPPAGSFVQKRL from the coding sequence ATGGCAATGAGTGCAGGAGGGGGTGGCGGCGACGATACCCCTATGTCCGACATCAACACGACGCCCCTCGTGGACGTTATGCTGGTGCTCCTCATCATCTTCTTGATCGCGGTCCCGGTTGTGATCCAGACGGTTGACGTGAAGCTCCCCGAGGTCATTCATGACCCGACGACCACGAAGCCGGAAAACGTTTCGCTTACCGTGCGCTCCGGCGCGAACGGTGAATGCGAAGTGTTTTGGAATCTGACCAAGGTCAGCTCTGAAGAACTGCTCAACCGGGCAGTCGACAAGCTGAAGGCTGAGATCGAGAAGAAGGGCGGTATCGAGAACTTTACGGCCGAAGATATGCCTGAAGCGCATATCCGTGGTGACGTGAGCACTCCGTATCGCTGCATCGGCGGCACGATCTTCACGATGCAGATGGCAGGTTACTCGCGCGTTGGCTTCATTTCGCAGCCTCCCGCAGGTAGCTTCGTCCAGAAGCGTCTGTGA
- a CDS encoding biopolymer transporter ExbD, whose protein sequence is MAMSGGRDDGEPMMEMNTTPLIDVMLVLLIMFIITIPIQTHAVKIDLPVDDPNARQNPPPIQPDKNKITIDAAGTISWNGSPIDRVTLRQYLDRTKVMEPEPELHFQPDAQARYDVVDQVLAIIKKSEVTKMGFVGNEQYRTW, encoded by the coding sequence ATGGCAATGAGCGGTGGCCGCGACGACGGCGAACCGATGATGGAAATGAACACGACGCCGCTTATCGACGTCATGCTCGTTCTCCTCATCATGTTCATCATCACCATTCCGATTCAGACGCACGCTGTGAAGATCGACCTTCCGGTCGACGATCCCAACGCGCGGCAGAATCCTCCCCCGATCCAGCCGGACAAGAACAAGATCACCATCGACGCCGCTGGCACCATCAGCTGGAACGGCAGCCCGATCGACCGGGTTACGCTGCGCCAGTACCTTGATCGCACCAAGGTGATGGAACCCGAGCCCGAGCTGCACTTCCAGCCCGACGCTCAGGCGCGCTACGATGTGGTCGACCAGGTTCTGGCGATCATCAAGAAGTCCGAAGTTACCAAGATGGGCTTCGTCGGCAACGAACAGTACCGCACCTGGTAA
- a CDS encoding ABC transporter transmembrane domain-containing protein has translation MATSADEKNTAGRKLGNLSMIWRVAARYPGKIAAAALALLTAASATLAIPAGFKRVVDNGFSASGGGDVSLHFRYLLLIVAVLAIATALRFYFVSWLGERVVADIRIMVQRNLLRLAPRFFEENRPSEIASRLTSDTTVIEQIVGTTVSVALRNAVMAVGGIIYLFTLAPTLTALLLLGIPAIILPIFFIGRRLRDISRKSQDRIADVGATVSETLGAMKIVQAFGQEPREAERFGSTVEEAFAAARRRIRLRSILTAIVISLVFGSITMVMWKGALDVASGTLSSGTIAAFVLTGALVAGALGALTEVYGDLVRGAGAAGRLAELLAEQPEIAAPAHPRPLPQPPLGLIEFDHVTFHYPTRPDVSALEDFSLTIAPGETVAVVGPSGAGKSTLFQMIQRFYDPAGGVVRVDGVALPEADPAEVRSRMAMVPQETVIFAASARDNLRYGRWDADDEALWAAAEAANAAEFLRKLPQGLDTFMGEGGARLSGGQRQRLAIARAILRDAPVLLLDEATSALDAESERLVQDALERLMRDRTTIVIAHRLATVRAADRIIVMNEGRIVEQGNHETLAAQGGLYARLARLQFSDMVA, from the coding sequence ATGGCGACCAGCGCAGACGAAAAGAACACCGCCGGACGGAAACTCGGCAATCTGTCAATGATTTGGCGGGTGGCGGCACGCTACCCCGGCAAGATCGCGGCGGCGGCGCTTGCGCTGCTGACGGCGGCAAGCGCGACGCTTGCGATCCCGGCGGGGTTCAAGCGCGTCGTCGACAACGGTTTTTCGGCCAGCGGCGGTGGCGATGTCAGCCTGCATTTCCGCTATTTGCTGCTGATCGTGGCGGTGCTCGCCATCGCAACCGCGCTGCGTTTCTATTTCGTGTCCTGGCTTGGTGAACGCGTGGTCGCGGATATCCGCATCATGGTCCAGCGCAATTTGCTGCGCCTTGCTCCCCGCTTCTTCGAGGAAAATCGCCCCTCCGAAATCGCCTCGCGCCTCACCTCCGACACGACGGTGATCGAACAGATCGTCGGGACAACGGTTTCGGTCGCACTGCGCAACGCCGTGATGGCGGTTGGCGGGATCATCTATCTCTTCACGCTCGCGCCGACGCTCACCGCGCTGCTGCTGCTCGGCATTCCCGCGATCATCCTGCCGATCTTCTTCATCGGCCGCCGCCTGCGCGATATTTCGCGCAAGAGCCAGGACCGCATCGCCGATGTCGGCGCCACCGTCTCCGAAACATTGGGCGCGATGAAGATCGTCCAGGCCTTTGGGCAGGAACCCCGCGAGGCCGAACGCTTTGGCAGCACGGTGGAAGAGGCGTTCGCCGCCGCACGCCGCCGCATCCGCCTGCGGTCGATCCTGACCGCCATCGTCATCTCGCTGGTGTTCGGATCGATCACCATGGTGATGTGGAAGGGCGCGCTCGACGTCGCATCGGGCACCTTGTCGAGCGGCACGATCGCCGCCTTCGTCCTGACCGGCGCGCTCGTCGCCGGGGCGCTCGGCGCGCTCACCGAAGTCTACGGCGATCTGGTGCGCGGTGCGGGTGCCGCCGGGCGGCTGGCCGAACTGCTCGCCGAACAGCCCGAGATCGCAGCGCCTGCGCATCCGCGCCCCCTGCCCCAGCCTCCGCTTGGGCTGATCGAGTTCGATCACGTCACCTTCCATTATCCGACGCGCCCCGATGTGAGCGCGCTTGAGGATTTCTCACTGACCATCGCGCCGGGCGAAACCGTCGCCGTTGTCGGCCCCTCGGGCGCCGGCAAGTCGACGCTGTTCCAGATGATCCAGCGCTTCTACGACCCCGCGGGCGGAGTTGTGCGCGTCGACGGCGTGGCGCTGCCCGAGGCCGACCCTGCCGAGGTGCGCAGCCGCATGGCGATGGTGCCGCAGGAAACCGTGATCTTCGCCGCCTCCGCCCGCGACAATCTGCGCTACGGCCGCTGGGATGCCGATGATGAAGCGCTTTGGGCCGCCGCCGAGGCGGCCAATGCCGCCGAGTTCCTGCGCAAGCTGCCGCAAGGGCTCGACACCTTCATGGGCGAAGGCGGCGCGCGGCTTTCAGGCGGCCAGCGCCAGCGCCTGGCGATTGCCCGTGCCATCTTGCGCGATGCGCCCGTGCTGCTGCTCGACGAGGCGACATCGGCGCTCGATGCAGAGTCCGAGCGTCTTGTTCAGGACGCGCTCGAACGGCTGATGCGCGATCGCACGACGATCGTCATCGCGCACCGGCTCGCTACGGTGCGCGCGGCCGATCGCATCATCGTGATGAACGAGGGGCGCATCGTCGAACAGGGCAATCACGAAACGCTCGCGGCGCAGGGCGGGCTTTATGCGCGCCTTGCCCGGCTTCAGTTCAGCGACATGGTGGCCTAA
- a CDS encoding polyhydroxyalkanoate depolymerase, translating into MLYNAYELQRSLLAGASAFANIGAEFFQNPANPFAYFGGGPVLASALDVFAHAAAPRGKPGFGLLETEVDGKAVTVFEEIVLQKPFGQLKRFTREGIEGSPKLLIVAPMSGHYATLLRGTVERMLPKHEVYITDWRDAKLVPRSEGRFDLDDYIDYIIAFLEEIGPGAHMLAVCQPSVPAYAAAAIMAKQNHPCRPKTLTMMGGPVDTREAPTAVNTLATERPFSWFEQNVIATVPMHYPGGGRQVYPGFLQLAGFMSMNLGNHLMSHWEMFKHLVQGDDESAEATKAFYEEYRSVCDMTAEFYLQTIDAVFQRHLLPQGQFYHRGVRVDPADMKDIGLLAVEGERDDISGIGQTKAALTLATKLPAKHKKYHLAPDVGHYGIFNGSKWRNKIAPIVEDWIATHN; encoded by the coding sequence ATGCTCTATAACGCCTATGAACTGCAGCGTTCGCTGCTCGCCGGTGCCAGTGCCTTCGCCAATATCGGGGCGGAGTTCTTCCAGAACCCGGCCAACCCCTTTGCCTATTTCGGCGGTGGTCCGGTGCTTGCGTCCGCGCTCGATGTGTTCGCACATGCAGCAGCGCCGCGTGGCAAGCCCGGCTTTGGCCTGCTCGAAACCGAGGTGGATGGAAAGGCCGTCACGGTTTTCGAGGAAATCGTTCTGCAAAAGCCCTTCGGCCAATTGAAGCGCTTCACGCGCGAGGGGATTGAGGGGTCGCCCAAGCTGCTGATCGTGGCGCCGATGTCGGGCCATTATGCCACGCTGCTGCGCGGCACGGTCGAACGCATGCTGCCCAAGCATGAAGTGTATATTACCGACTGGCGCGACGCGAAGCTGGTTCCCCGGTCGGAAGGGCGGTTCGATCTCGACGATTATATCGATTACATCATCGCCTTTCTCGAAGAGATCGGCCCCGGCGCGCATATGCTCGCCGTCTGCCAGCCTTCGGTGCCCGCTTATGCTGCGGCGGCGATCATGGCGAAGCAGAACCATCCCTGCCGCCCGAAAACGCTGACCATGATGGGCGGCCCGGTCGACACGCGCGAGGCGCCGACGGCGGTGAACACGCTGGCCACCGAACGGCCTTTCTCGTGGTTCGAACAGAATGTGATCGCGACCGTCCCGATGCATTATCCGGGCGGTGGGCGTCAGGTATATCCCGGCTTCCTGCAGCTTGCCGGTTTCATGTCGATGAACCTCGGCAACCATCTGATGAGCCATTGGGAGATGTTCAAGCATCTGGTGCAAGGCGACGATGAAAGCGCGGAGGCGACCAAGGCCTTTTACGAGGAATATCGCTCGGTCTGCGACATGACGGCGGAATTCTATCTGCAGACGATCGACGCAGTGTTCCAGCGTCATCTGCTGCCGCAGGGCCAGTTCTATCATCGCGGCGTGCGGGTCGATCCTGCCGATATGAAGGATATCGGCCTGCTCGCGGTCGAGGGCGAGCGCGACGATATTTCGGGGATCGGGCAGACCAAGGCCGCGCTCACGCTCGCGACCAAGCTGCCCGCCAAGCACAAGAAATATCATCTTGCCCCCGATGTTGGCCATTACGGCATCTTCAACGGCAGCAAATGGCGCAACAAGATCGCGCCGATTGTCGAAGACTGGATCGCCACGCACAATTGA
- a CDS encoding SDR family NAD(P)-dependent oxidoreductase has protein sequence MGLLTGKVAIITGASRGIGAAISRRFSAEGADVAIVARTIEPSDKIEGSLRQTAEQIEAQGGRCLMIQANIADPEDRANIVAETVAHFGGLDILVNNAAWARFVPITEATPKQMHLAFQMNLFAPQDLSQQALPHMKARGQGWILNIGSGASDLPPTAPYDAEDRAFQFNKNGYATLYGASKAAMNRLTAGWAVELAGSGIAVNVLAPVGAVASEGALAVGGWDDRDHVEPVETMVEAALQLCHRPAADLSGEVVRSLPLLDRLGVRARALDGGVLA, from the coding sequence ATGGGTCTTTTGACAGGCAAGGTCGCCATCATCACCGGCGCGAGCCGGGGTATCGGGGCGGCCATCTCGCGGCGCTTTTCGGCGGAGGGTGCCGATGTCGCGATCGTCGCGCGCACCATTGAGCCGAGCGACAAGATCGAGGGCAGCCTGCGGCAGACCGCCGAGCAGATCGAGGCGCAGGGCGGCCGCTGCCTGATGATCCAGGCCAATATCGCCGATCCGGAAGACCGCGCCAATATCGTCGCCGAAACGGTCGCGCATTTCGGCGGGCTCGACATTCTGGTCAACAACGCCGCCTGGGCGCGGTTCGTGCCGATCACCGAGGCGACACCCAAGCAGATGCACCTCGCGTTCCAGATGAACCTCTTCGCGCCGCAGGACCTGTCGCAACAGGCGCTCCCCCATATGAAGGCGCGGGGGCAAGGCTGGATCCTCAACATCGGCAGCGGCGCATCCGACCTGCCCCCCACCGCGCCGTACGACGCCGAAGACCGCGCATTCCAGTTCAACAAAAATGGATACGCCACCCTTTACGGCGCGTCGAAGGCCGCGATGAACCGGCTGACGGCCGGCTGGGCGGTCGAGCTTGCCGGCAGCGGAATCGCGGTCAACGTGCTGGCCCCGGTCGGCGCGGTTGCCAGCGAGGGCGCGCTGGCGGTTGGCGGCTGGGATGACCGCGATCATGTCGAGCCCGTGGAGACGATGGTCGAGGCCGCGTTGCAGCTCTGCCACCGCCCCGCGGCGGACCTCAGCGGCGAGGTTGTCCGCAGCCTCCCCCTGCTCGACCGGCTGGGCGTGCGCGCCAGGGCGCTCGACGGCGGGGTGCTGGCCTGA
- a CDS encoding acetyl-CoA C-acyltransferase → MRDAVIVSTARTPIGRAYRGAFNALPAPTLAAHAIRAAVERAGLDPAEVDDVIFGAALQQGHQAGNIARTSLLRAGLPVSVAGMSVDRQCASGLMAIATAAKQVITDNMDIVVGGGVESISLVQTPEMRLAPDPELVAMHKDIYMPMLGTAEVVAKRYNIGREAQDIYALQSQQRTAAAQAAGKFDDEIIPVTATMAVVDKATKQVSHQQVTLAKDEGNRPDTTAEGLAALPPVMGPGMTITAGNASQLSDGSAACVVMEARTAEKRGLTPLGRYVGMAVAGTEPDEMGIGPVFAIPKLLQRFRLKMDDIGLWELNEAFAVQVIYCRDTLGIPNDLMNVNGGAISIGHPYGMSGARMTGHALIEGKRRGAKYAVVTMCIGGGQGAAGLFEIF, encoded by the coding sequence ATGCGCGACGCCGTCATCGTCTCCACCGCCCGCACGCCGATCGGCCGCGCCTATCGCGGCGCGTTCAACGCGTTGCCTGCCCCCACGCTTGCCGCGCATGCGATCCGCGCGGCGGTGGAGCGCGCAGGGCTAGATCCGGCCGAGGTGGACGATGTGATCTTCGGCGCCGCGCTGCAACAGGGGCATCAGGCGGGCAATATCGCGCGCACGTCGCTGCTGCGCGCCGGGCTGCCGGTCAGCGTGGCGGGAATGTCGGTCGACCGGCAATGCGCCTCGGGGCTGATGGCGATCGCCACCGCCGCCAAGCAGGTGATCACCGACAATATGGACATCGTCGTCGGCGGCGGGGTGGAATCGATCTCGCTCGTCCAGACGCCCGAGATGCGCCTTGCGCCCGACCCCGAGCTAGTGGCGATGCACAAGGACATCTACATGCCGATGCTCGGCACCGCCGAGGTGGTGGCGAAGCGCTACAATATCGGGCGCGAGGCACAGGATATCTATGCCCTCCAGTCGCAACAGCGCACCGCCGCCGCACAAGCCGCAGGCAAGTTCGACGACGAGATCATCCCCGTCACCGCGACGATGGCGGTGGTCGACAAGGCGACCAAGCAAGTCAGCCACCAGCAGGTGACGCTTGCGAAGGACGAGGGCAACCGCCCGGACACGACGGCGGAGGGGCTTGCCGCGCTGCCGCCCGTCATGGGCCCCGGCATGACGATCACCGCGGGCAATGCCAGCCAGTTGTCCGACGGATCGGCCGCCTGTGTCGTGATGGAAGCGCGCACCGCCGAAAAGCGCGGGCTCACCCCGCTTGGCCGCTATGTCGGCATGGCGGTTGCGGGCACCGAGCCCGACGAAATGGGGATCGGCCCGGTCTTCGCCATCCCCAAGCTGCTCCAGCGTTTTCGCCTCAAGATGGACGATATCGGCCTGTGGGAACTCAACGAGGCCTTTGCCGTGCAGGTTATTTACTGCCGCGACACGCTGGGCATCCCCAATGACCTGATGAACGTGAACGGCGGCGCGATCTCGATCGGGCACCCCTATGGCATGTCGGGCGCGCGGATGACCGGCCACGCGCTGATCGAAGGCAAGCGACGCGGCGCGAAATATGCCGTCGTCACCATGTGCATCGGCGGTGGCCAGGGCGCTGCGGGCTTGTTCGAGATATTCTAG
- a CDS encoding MaoC family dehydratase, whose amino-acid sequence MKTVSVEDMKAMAGQVIGTSDWLTIDQPMINAFADATGDHQFIHVDPERAAQTPFRGTIAHGFLTLSLFPRLYEMSDAPQCGGIRMGVNYGGNKVRFLTPVRSGKRVRGVFTLIELAEKRPGQFQQTLEFTVEIEGEDKPALVAEWIVQFFI is encoded by the coding sequence GGACATGAAGGCAATGGCGGGCCAGGTGATCGGCACGTCGGACTGGCTGACCATCGATCAGCCGATGATCAACGCCTTTGCCGATGCCACGGGCGATCACCAGTTCATCCATGTCGATCCCGAACGCGCGGCGCAGACGCCGTTTCGCGGCACGATCGCACATGGCTTCCTGACGCTTTCGCTGTTCCCCCGGCTTTACGAAATGTCGGATGCGCCGCAGTGCGGCGGCATTCGCATGGGCGTGAATTATGGCGGCAACAAGGTACGGTTCCTCACCCCGGTGCGCTCGGGCAAGCGCGTGCGCGGCGTATTCACGCTGATCGAACTCGCCGAAAAGCGCCCCGGCCAGTTTCAGCAGACGCTCGAATTCACCGTCGAGATCGAGGGCGAGGACAAGCCCGCGCTCGTCGCCGAATGGATCGTCCAGTTCTTCATCTGA